From Choloepus didactylus isolate mChoDid1 chromosome 19, mChoDid1.pri, whole genome shotgun sequence, one genomic window encodes:
- the LOC119515742 gene encoding tubulin delta chain-like: protein MNIKQISFGDMNQVLAHQLGSVFQPTYSAEGSFHYRRNPLGDLMENLVPHPEFKMLSIRNIPQMSENSLAYSTFTWAGLLKHLRQMLISNAKMEEGIYWQIRPPLSGLPALGKIPLNKELHFNTSIANLVILRGKDMQSADLGGFKDPALYTSWLDPVNAFNVWKTQRAFSKYEKSAALVSNSQFLVKSLDTIVGKAWNMFASKAYIHQYTKFGIEEEDFLYSFTLLEQVVASYCNL from the coding sequence ATGAATATCAAACAAATTTCCTTTGGCGATATGAATCAAGTCCTTGCACATCAGCTAGGAAGTGTTTTCCAGCCTACTTACTCTGCAGAAGGCTCATTTCACTACAGAAGAAATCCTTTAGGAGACCTAATGGAGAATTTAGTTCCCCATCCTGAATTCAAAATGTTGAGTATTCGAAACATTCCTCAAATGTCTGAGAACTCACTGGCATACAGCACATTTACTTGGGCTGGCCTCCTCAAGCATTTGAGACAGATGCTCATTTCTAATGCGAAAATGGAAGAAGGGATCTATTGGCAGATACGGCCTCCTTTATCAGGACTTCCTGCTCTTGGTAAAATACCTCTGAACAAGGAGCTTCATTTTAACACTTCCATTGCTAACTTGGTCATCCTTCGAGGGAAAGATATGCAAAGTGCAGATCTGGGTGGATTTAAAGATCCAGCTCTCTATACTTCTTGGTTAGACCCTGTTAATGCTTTCAATGTATGGAAAACCCAGCGAGCCTTCAGCAAATATGAGAAGTCTGCAGCATTGGTCAGCAATAGCCAGTTCTTAGTAAAATCACTTGATACGATTGTGGGCAAAGCATGGAATATGTTTGCGTCAAAGGCCTACATTCATCAGTACACAAAATTTGGAATTGAAGAAGAGGACTTTTTGTACAGCTTCACATTGTTAGAGCAGGTTGTTGCCAGTTATTGCAACCTCTGA